The following coding sequences lie in one Rutidosis leptorrhynchoides isolate AG116_Rl617_1_P2 chromosome 6, CSIRO_AGI_Rlap_v1, whole genome shotgun sequence genomic window:
- the LOC139853153 gene encoding uncharacterized protein isoform X1, whose translation MVIRSAGRCYQMLRKYQTSRWLFNSVVTYSCQKLNSNGDIVYKHQYTHRYSTVTESCKTPSSEVDLLSSFIRSRLNELEGPTHWWLNRSVVTKEFNGRDGLFLVIAGAFVDDCIFMLEKAKSLQQRYPSLHVIGYHSCRGVCNEVVHPHLAKLIMSEYIAFPILVSNEALSEMSDRVGYFIFKGMDGPILMHDKDVEVEILETAIKDLTVQPKEKSGLLHSLRGTWVKPLDTFKEPLLCSSLQNLLLYLPGCIEVDEFNERLFLSDINHHRIIVFDGNGKILDCIGSSPGFEDGDFESSKIMRPAALFYDDAEDCLYFADSENHAIRRADMESRTVETIYPKPNGLKTKSSSPFSWIIDKLWTTKAPSNSDEVDSNLLHYPWHLLKSLDNDLFVLSRSFETLWIMDLSSGLIKEVVKGSAKILEICGPLIREKSSLLKEIPSSSLPHHIATNFSFEGISHAGLVSSLATFQDNIVICDSDGQVVLKYNKKSRSMTNFEFSRFGMLGLPYWLVSPMESAYAAGFGVSGVHVDHIQHFSLLPGRIDIQIKVELPEDTELVEPLDEGCIWRQTRGTATETLGAENKAESTEKVGVAQQWYDELDELASLTQQELNAEEEKISDTKVQDGKVFIDCAVNTSPGTSEVIINAALYLRFKRPRNQGDDSPKQQADRLAHALNPNGKDNVQKDACAQILLTSGKNPEEFVFLRPLHVRLKINSLDHPKAENSKDIILTESSIEVNVSLK comes from the exons ATGGTGATACGATCAGCAG GTAGATGTTATCAGATGTTAAGGAAGTATCAAACATCGAGATGGTTATTCAACTCAGTTGTTACATATTCATGTCAAAAGCTCAATAGCAATGGTGATATAGTATATAAACATCAATATACTCATAG GTACTCAACTGTAACAGAATCATGTAAAACGCCAAGTTCCGAGGTCgatttgttgtcgagctttattcgATCTAGGCTTAATGAGCTTGAAG GCCCCACTCATTGGTGGTTGAATAGAAGTGTTGTCACCAAGGAGTTTAATGGAAGAGATGGCTTATTCTTAGTTATTGCTGGTGCATTTGTTGATGACTGTATCTTTATGCTTGAAAAAGCAAAATCACTTCAGCAAAG ATATCCTTCGCTCCATGTTATTGGATACCACTCCTGCAGAGGAGTTTGTAACGAAGTCGTGCATCCTCATTTAGCGAAGTTAATCATGAGTGAATACATCGCGTTTCCTATCTTGGTGTCAAACGAGGCTCTTTCTGAG ATGTCTGATAGAGTGGGCTACTTCATATTTAAAGGCATGGACGGTCCTATTCTTATGCATGACAAGGATGTAGAAGTTGAAATCCTCGAGACAG CAATTAAGGATTTAACCGTGCAGCCCAAAGAAAAATCAGGTTTGTTGCATAGTCTGAGAGGCACTTGGGTAAAGCCACTTGATACTTTTAAGGAACCACTTCTCTGCTCTTCGTTGCAGAATCTACTTCTGTATCTCCCAG GGTGCATCGAGGTTGATGAATTTAATGAACGGTTGTTTTTATCTGACATAAATCACCATCGAATAATTGTATTTGATGGCAATGGAAAGATCTTAGATTGC ATCGGATCATCTCCTGGTTTTGAAGATGGAGATTTTGAATCTTCCAAGATAATGCGCCCGGCTGCTTTGTTTTATGATGATGCTGAGGATTGCCTGTACTTTGCTGACTCAGAG AATCATGCTATACGGAGAGCTGATATGGAGAGTAGGACTGTTGAGACAATATATCCTAAACCCAACGGCCTTAAAACGAAAAGTAGTAGTCCATTTAGTTGGATCATCGATAAACTTTGGACTACAAAAGCTCCTTCAAATTCAGATGAAGTCGATTCAAATTTACTTCACTACCCCTGGCATCTTCTTAAATCATTGGATAATGACCTCTTTGTCCTCAGTCGCAG TTTTGAAACTTTATGGATCATGGATCTGTCATCTGGTCTAATTAAAGAAGTTGTCAAAG GTTCTGCAAAGATTTTAGAGATCTGTGGACCGTTGATTCGGGAGAAATCATCCCTGTTGAAGGAGATACCATCTAGCAGCCTGCCACATCATATTGCGACTAATTTTTCATTTGAGGGAATTTCACATGCTGGTTTGGTCTCTTCGTTGGCGACTTTTCAGGACAATATAGTAATTTGTGACTCAG ATGGTCAGGTGGTACTAAAATACAACAAAAAGTCTCGATCAATGACCAACTTTGAGTTCTCAAGATTTGGAATGCTTGGATTACCGTACTGGCTGGTGTCCCCTATGGAATCAGCTTATGCTGC AGGTTTCGGTGTCTCGGGAGTTCATGTTGACCATATTCAACATTTCAGCTTATTACCAG GTAGGATAGATATACAGATAAAAGTAGAACTCCCTGAAGATACCGAGCTTGTGGAACCGCTTGATGAAGGCTGTATATGGCGGCAAACAAGAGGCACTGCTACTGAAACGTTAGGAGCAGAGAACAAAGCAGAATCAACCGAGAAG GTTGGTGTTGCACAACAGTGGTATGATGAGCTTGATGAACTTGCATCTTTAACGCAACAAGAACTTAATGCTGAAGAAGAGAAGATTTCTGATACGAAAGTGCAAGATGGAAAAGTATTTATCGATTGTGCTGTTAATACTAGCCCAGGAACAAGTGAG GTTATTATCAATGCTGCATTGTATTTGAGATTTAAGAGACCTCGAAATCAAGGAGATGATTCTCCGAAGCAACAGGCGGACAGATTGGCACACGCTTTAAACCCGAATGGGAAAGATAATGTCCAAAAAGATGCTTGTGCACAGATCCTATTAACATCTGGAAAAAATCCCGAAGAATTCGTATTTTTGAGGCCTTTGCACGTGAGGTTAAAGATTAATTCTCTTGACCACCCGAAAGCAGAGAACTCCAAAGACATTATTTTGACAGAATCTTCGATTGAAGTTAATGTTTCTCTCAAGTAA
- the LOC139853153 gene encoding uncharacterized protein isoform X2, with protein MLEKAKSLQQRYPSLHVIGYHSCRGVCNEVVHPHLAKLIMSEYIAFPILVSNEALSEMSDRVGYFIFKGMDGPILMHDKDVEVEILETAIKDLTVQPKEKSGLLHSLRGTWVKPLDTFKEPLLCSSLQNLLLYLPGCIEVDEFNERLFLSDINHHRIIVFDGNGKILDCIGSSPGFEDGDFESSKIMRPAALFYDDAEDCLYFADSENHAIRRADMESRTVETIYPKPNGLKTKSSSPFSWIIDKLWTTKAPSNSDEVDSNLLHYPWHLLKSLDNDLFVLSRSFETLWIMDLSSGLIKEVVKGSAKILEICGPLIREKSSLLKEIPSSSLPHHIATNFSFEGISHAGLVSSLATFQDNIVICDSDGQVVLKYNKKSRSMTNFEFSRFGMLGLPYWLVSPMESAYAAGFGVSGVHVDHIQHFSLLPGRIDIQIKVELPEDTELVEPLDEGCIWRQTRGTATETLGAENKAESTEKVGVAQQWYDELDELASLTQQELNAEEEKISDTKVQDGKVFIDCAVNTSPGTSEVIINAALYLRFKRPRNQGDDSPKQQADRLAHALNPNGKDNVQKDACAQILLTSGKNPEEFVFLRPLHVRLKINSLDHPKAENSKDIILTESSIEVNVSLK; from the exons ATGCTTGAAAAAGCAAAATCACTTCAGCAAAG ATATCCTTCGCTCCATGTTATTGGATACCACTCCTGCAGAGGAGTTTGTAACGAAGTCGTGCATCCTCATTTAGCGAAGTTAATCATGAGTGAATACATCGCGTTTCCTATCTTGGTGTCAAACGAGGCTCTTTCTGAG ATGTCTGATAGAGTGGGCTACTTCATATTTAAAGGCATGGACGGTCCTATTCTTATGCATGACAAGGATGTAGAAGTTGAAATCCTCGAGACAG CAATTAAGGATTTAACCGTGCAGCCCAAAGAAAAATCAGGTTTGTTGCATAGTCTGAGAGGCACTTGGGTAAAGCCACTTGATACTTTTAAGGAACCACTTCTCTGCTCTTCGTTGCAGAATCTACTTCTGTATCTCCCAG GGTGCATCGAGGTTGATGAATTTAATGAACGGTTGTTTTTATCTGACATAAATCACCATCGAATAATTGTATTTGATGGCAATGGAAAGATCTTAGATTGC ATCGGATCATCTCCTGGTTTTGAAGATGGAGATTTTGAATCTTCCAAGATAATGCGCCCGGCTGCTTTGTTTTATGATGATGCTGAGGATTGCCTGTACTTTGCTGACTCAGAG AATCATGCTATACGGAGAGCTGATATGGAGAGTAGGACTGTTGAGACAATATATCCTAAACCCAACGGCCTTAAAACGAAAAGTAGTAGTCCATTTAGTTGGATCATCGATAAACTTTGGACTACAAAAGCTCCTTCAAATTCAGATGAAGTCGATTCAAATTTACTTCACTACCCCTGGCATCTTCTTAAATCATTGGATAATGACCTCTTTGTCCTCAGTCGCAG TTTTGAAACTTTATGGATCATGGATCTGTCATCTGGTCTAATTAAAGAAGTTGTCAAAG GTTCTGCAAAGATTTTAGAGATCTGTGGACCGTTGATTCGGGAGAAATCATCCCTGTTGAAGGAGATACCATCTAGCAGCCTGCCACATCATATTGCGACTAATTTTTCATTTGAGGGAATTTCACATGCTGGTTTGGTCTCTTCGTTGGCGACTTTTCAGGACAATATAGTAATTTGTGACTCAG ATGGTCAGGTGGTACTAAAATACAACAAAAAGTCTCGATCAATGACCAACTTTGAGTTCTCAAGATTTGGAATGCTTGGATTACCGTACTGGCTGGTGTCCCCTATGGAATCAGCTTATGCTGC AGGTTTCGGTGTCTCGGGAGTTCATGTTGACCATATTCAACATTTCAGCTTATTACCAG GTAGGATAGATATACAGATAAAAGTAGAACTCCCTGAAGATACCGAGCTTGTGGAACCGCTTGATGAAGGCTGTATATGGCGGCAAACAAGAGGCACTGCTACTGAAACGTTAGGAGCAGAGAACAAAGCAGAATCAACCGAGAAG GTTGGTGTTGCACAACAGTGGTATGATGAGCTTGATGAACTTGCATCTTTAACGCAACAAGAACTTAATGCTGAAGAAGAGAAGATTTCTGATACGAAAGTGCAAGATGGAAAAGTATTTATCGATTGTGCTGTTAATACTAGCCCAGGAACAAGTGAG GTTATTATCAATGCTGCATTGTATTTGAGATTTAAGAGACCTCGAAATCAAGGAGATGATTCTCCGAAGCAACAGGCGGACAGATTGGCACACGCTTTAAACCCGAATGGGAAAGATAATGTCCAAAAAGATGCTTGTGCACAGATCCTATTAACATCTGGAAAAAATCCCGAAGAATTCGTATTTTTGAGGCCTTTGCACGTGAGGTTAAAGATTAATTCTCTTGACCACCCGAAAGCAGAGAACTCCAAAGACATTATTTTGACAGAATCTTCGATTGAAGTTAATGTTTCTCTCAAGTAA
- the LOC139855389 gene encoding uncharacterized protein, producing MAEEGQKVSLYVYDLSQGLAKQVSNTFLGKAIEGIWHTGVVVYGNEYYFGGGIIQTPVGTAPYGTPLNIVDLGVTNVPKDVFESHLKEISPRYTQETYSIMNHNCNNFSNEVAQYLVGSTIPEYILNLPNEVLSSPLAPLMMPMIQNLEATLREGDVPQYIQLANGSTGTSKGQPPEAKMLQPLVDPLGNARPVVQEEIAKEFAAIRAEGTIGPSEAVTLATKNVMQKYGYMNPS from the exons ATGGCCGAG GAGGGCCAAAAGGTGAGCTTGTATGTGTATGACTTAAGCCAAGGACTAGCTAAACAGGTCTCAAATACGTTTTTAGGGAAGGCGATTGAAGGCATATG GCACACGGGAGTAGTGGTGTATGGTAACGAATATTACTTTGGTGGCGGCATAATACAAACACCAGTTGGAACGGCACCATATGGAACGCCACTTAACATAGTTGATCTTGGTGTCACCAACGTTCCAAAGGATGTGTTTGAGTCGCATTTAAAGGAGATAAGTCCACGCTATACTCAAGAAACTTACAGTATAATGAATCATAATTGCAATAATTTTAGCAATGAAGTTGCACAGTATCTGGTAGGCTCCACCATCCCTGAATATATTCTCAACCTGCCTAATGAAGTCCTCAGCAGCCCATTGGCCCCTCTTATGA TGCCAATGATACAAAATCTAGAGGCGACATTAAGGGAAGGCGACGTCCCACAATATATTCAACTAGCAAACGGGTCAACCGGAACGAGCAAAGGCCAACCACCTGAGGCCAAGATGCTGCAACCGTTGGTTGATCCTCTTGGAAATGCTAGGCCCGTGGTGCAAGAAGAGATCGCTAAGGAGTTTGCTGCCATCAGGGCCGAGGGAACGATAGGCCCGAGTGAGGCTGTAACCCTAGCAACCAAAAATGTGATGCAAAAATATGGCTACATGAATCCCAGCTAA
- the LOC139854581 gene encoding cyclin-dependent kinase inhibitor 3-like — MGKYMRKSNLSGDVVALMDVSQSSLGVRTRAKTLALQKLQASKTTITAATPPPEQQYELSYLQLRSRKLEKPPLQQLTCCKQRNPNPSLSTSQIEPVDEEKTEAFCDFGIEEASFGENNINFDCGERSTRESTPCSLVKDSNISSTPGSSTRPANRHAYNQTIPNSIQRIMPSAQEIEEFFARHALDQQRRFTEKYNFDIISEKPLQGRYEWMIVQP; from the exons ATGGGGAAATACATGAGAAAATCAAACTTAAGCGGTGACGTTGTAGCACTTATGGACGTCTCACAATCCTCACTCGGCGTTCGAACACGAGCCAAAACCCTAGCCTTACAGAAATTACAAGCTTCAAAAACCACCATTACTGCCGCCACACCGCCACCGGAGCAACAATACGAGCTGTCGTACCTCCAGCTTCGCAGCCGTAAGCTGGAAAAGCCGCCGCTGCAACAATTAACATGCTGTAAGCAacgaaaccctaaccctagcttaagTACATCCCAAATTGAACCAGTAGATGAAGAAAAAACAGAGGCTTTTTGTGATTTTGGTATCGAAGAAGCTTCTTTTGGAGAAAATAATATTAACTTTGACTGCGGAGAGAG GAGCACCAGGGAAAGCACACCTTGTAGCTTAGTAAAGGACTCAAATATCAGCAGCACCCCTGGTTCTAGTACGAGGCCTGCAAACCGGCATGCTTATAACCAGACTATTCCAAATTCGATCCAGAGAATTATGCCTTCGGCACAGGAGATCGAGGAGTTTTTTGCTCGCCATGCGCTGGACCAGCAACGACGTTTTACTGAGAA GTACAACTTTGATATCATCAGCGAAAAGCCACTGCAAGGGCGTTACGAATGGATGATAGTGCAACCCTAG